In Rhodothermaceae bacterium, the genomic window GTTTTCGGAAGATGGTGAAAGAACCGACGTACACGACTGAGTATCCAGATGAGCTATGGGAGCCACCGGACTCCTACCGTGGACGCCCGGTGCTAGTGGAAGAAGAGGGGAAGCCGCGTTGCGTGTCCTGTAATCTTTGTGCCAAGGCCTGTCCGCCTATGGCCATCTCCATGCAGTCGCGTGAAGTGGATGATCCCAATAGTAGTAAGGAGCGTGAACCTGCTTGGTTTGAAATCAATATGCTTCGCTGCATCTATTGCGGGTTCTGTGAGGAGGTATGTCCTGAAGAAGCAATTGTGATGTCAAAAGAATATGACCTCACCTTCCATGGGCGGGATGAAGCGATCTTTGGGTTGGATCGACTCCTGGTTCCTTCAGAGAGACTCACGGAAAGACTTGAATATTTGGAGCAAGCCCGTAATCAGCAGGAGAATGCTGAGCCTTGGCAGCACCGCAAAGACAATAACCTGCACAGTTTAAGGGACCGCCATCTCGTACGTGAG contains:
- a CDS encoding NADH-quinone oxidoreductase subunit I, with protein sequence MPGVPKNTKTENERKLNFWERLYLPEIFKGLAYSFRKMVKEPTYTTEYPDELWEPPDSYRGRPVLVEEEGKPRCVSCNLCAKACPPMAISMQSREVDDPNSSKEREPAWFEINMLRCIYCGFCEEVCPEEAIVMSKEYDLTFHGRDEAIFGLDRLLVPSERLTERLEYLEQARNQQENAEPWQHRKDNNLHSLRDRHLVRELAQKEMPALKNTHLRPEEPIATENTWEGRPSSDNV